The Hymenobacter oligotrophus genome segment GTGGCGCTGCGCTGCAGCCACTCAATTACTTGCTGCGCCGAAAGCGTGGGGTTGGCTTGCCAGAAACCAGCCGCCATGCCTGCCGTAATGGGGCACGCGTAAGAGGTGCCGTTGCCGCGCTGCACTACGTCGCCCACGTTCACAATTACCGAGCCTACCCCCTGCGCCGACACGTTGGGCTTGATGCGCCCATCGGCCGTAGGGCCCAAGGAGCTGAAAACGGCCTGTTGCCGCAAGGAGTCGACAGCGCCAACGGTTAGCACTGAGTCGGCATCGGCCGGCGCCCCGATGTAGCGCCAGCTGTTGGCCCCGTCGTTGCCGGCCGAGTTTACCACCAGTATGCCCGTGCGGGCCGCCATGGTAGCGGCGCGGCTGGCAATGGCGGTGCGGCCGTTCATGTCCTGGTATGAGTAGTCGCGCGAGGGGGCATCGAAGGTGTTGTAGCCAAGCGAAGAGCTGATGATGTCGACGCCCACCGAATCGGCGTACTCGGCGGCCAGCAGCCAGTTCACTTCCTCAATGTGTTGCTCCGAGCGCGTATCCTCGGTTATCATGAGGTGGTAGCTGGCCTTGGGCGCCGTACCGATAAACTTGCCGGGTTGGTTGCCGGCCATGGTTGAGAGGCACAGCGTGCCGTGGGTGCTTTTCTCAAATACCGTCTTATCGCGGTCGACAAAGTCGAAGGTGCTCAGCAAGCGGCCTTCGTTGCGCATCGATTCGAATATGCCCATCCGATCGACGCCGGGGAAGCCGGCATCGAACACGGCAATGTGCATGCCCTCGGCGCGGTAGCCCGCCTTGTGCATGGTTACGGCCCCGAGCATATCGGCCTGCCAGAAACCCAGGCCGTAGCTGGGGTCGCGCTCGGCCGTGGTGCGGGCTGCGGTGGCCGGGGCTGGTGCGGCGGGCGGCGCGGGCGTAGCCGTGGCGGTGCGGTTGAGCGTGTTGGCTGCCCGCACAAACGGCAGGCCCTGCACCCGACCTAGGGCCGCGGAGTCGCACTCCACCACGGCAGCATTGAACCACCGCGAGGTATAGAGCACGCGCACGCCCGCGGTGCTTTTAAGCTGCGCGGTGTAGCCCGGCGACACCGGCAAATCGCGCGGTTGCACAGCAATGCCTTGCCGCTGCCGGCGCTGCAGGGCCCGCTCCGACAAAAAATCGCGCGGTTGGCTTACCGTAAACGGCGTGCCCGCTTTGTCTTTGAAATAAATAAGGTGCCGGCGAACGGTGGCAGTAGGGCGTTGTGGCGGTGCGGCGGCGTAGGCTACCGTTCCGGCGGCCATTCCGAGCACGACCCACAAAATGGAGGTGCGCATGTGCGTGAAAAATCGAAACCCTGACAAGATACAGAATAGAACATATGCCTCCACTCCGGCAGCGTGCCCAGCTAATACACGCCAGGCCAGAGCCTAGGTTCCTTGCCGATGGATGAGTTGCTTCACCTAGGGCCAAAAGCAAGCCCGCTTACCCAAGTCGGGTAAGCGGGCTTGCGCGGGTTGTGGCTGGCTGTGCGCTGCTAGGGCAGCAAGGTTTCCTTGTGGTCCCAGCCTTGCTCGATGTAATCGGTACCGATGGAGCAGGTACCGCTTGTGCCCTGGCAGTAGTCGTACTTGATTCGTTCGCGGTACACCGGGCCGATGCCCTTGGCATATACCTGGCGCACAGTGTGCCGGTAAATCTTAAACAACGGGTCGTCGCCTTCGTCGAAGGTGCTCACCGTGGTTTCGTAGCTGCGGCCGCCAATGCTCAAGGGCATGCCCACTTCCTCGTAGCGGCGGTTGAGGTCGTCGATGGTTGCCTGCGGATCGTTGGGCGCAACGAACGCCTGCTTGTTCCACTCGGCGCCGGCCCGAACCGGGAAGATCAGCTCCACGGTGCGCACGTTGCTGCGCGTGAGCAGCAGGTTGCGGTCGTTTACCGTTAGGGTATGCACGCTGTCGGGCTGCCACTCGGCGGTGGCGTTGGGCCGCACCGAGCGCAACAGCTTATAGGTAAGTTTGCCGGCGGCGTCGCGGTAGGTTTCGGTTATTTGCTCGCGCACTTGCGAAGTGCGGCTGCTGCTTATTTGGTTGTTGCGCCACACGCGGTCTTCTACCTGATAAATGCGGGTGGTGCCCACCGCCAGCGGGTAGTAGTCCTTGCCTAGGTCGGTTGGGGCCTCGGTGGTATTGTCGCAGCCTGCCAGGGCCAACCCCAGGGCCAGCGCAGCAGCAGCATAAACTCGACGCAGCATCATTGATAACGGCAGTTAAACGGTAGCCTTGGCTCCTACTACGGCAGCGGAATGGGCGCGGCCAACGCGGCCGGGCTACGCTCAATCCAGCCACCGCCCAGCACGTCCTGACCGTCGTAGAACACAGCGGCTTGGCCGGGCGCAATGGCGTGCACGGGCTCCGGAAAGTAAACGTACATCTTTCCCTCCTTCTCTTCCAAAAAGGCCGGGGCGCCCGCGTGGTTGTACCGCACTTTCGTGAAAGCCAGTACCAAACCTTGCCCTTCGAGCGAGGCAAATTTGCCCATGTTCAGGCGGCCAACTACCGTAGCGGTGCGGGCCAGCTCGTCGTGGTTGCCGAGTACTACTTCGTTTGTTTCGGGGCGAATTTCGACCACGTAGGCCGGGTAGCCCAGCGTAACGCCCAAACCTTTGCGCTGGCCGATCGTGTAGAACGGGTAACCCTCGTGCGTGCCTACCACGGTGCCGTCGGTCAGCACAAACTTGCCGCCGCGCACGCGCTCCTCCAGGCCCTCCACGCGGCGCTTCAGGAAGCCGCGGTAGTCGTTGTCGGGGATAAAGCAGATTTCGTAGCTCTCCGACTTATTTACCAGCTCCATAAAGCCGCGGTCGGCGGCCATTTGGCGGATTTCCGACTTACGCAGCTTGCCCAGCGGGAATATGGTGCGGGCCAAGCTCTCTTGCGATACGCCCCACAGCGCGTAGGATTGGTCTTTGCTTTCGTCGAGGCCTTTGCTGATTACGTAGCGGCCGTTTTCGTGGCGCACGTTGGCGTAGTGGCCGGTGGCAATGTACTGGCACCCGAGCTGATCGGCGCGGCGCAGCAAAGCATCCCACTTAATGTGGGTGTTGCACAGCACGCAAGGGTTGGGCGTGCGGCCGGCCAAGTATTCGCCCACGAAGTCGTCGATTACATGGTCGCCGAACTCGTTGCGGATGTCGATGATGAAGTGCGGGAAGCCCAGCTGCACGGCCACGTTGCGGGCGTCGTTGATGGAGTCGAGCGAGCAGCAGCCGGTTTCTTTTTTGGAGCCGCCGGCCGTGGCGTAGTCCCAGGTCTTCATGGTCATGCCGACCACTTCGTAGCCTTGCTCGTGCAGCATCACGGCTGCCACGGACGAATCGATGCCGCCGCTCATCGCGACGAGGACGCGGCCTTTCGACGGCGTCGGGGTGGTATCTGGAGTCATAGAGTAGCGCCCGCGAGGTCAAAGTTCGCGGCCGAAGCGACAAAGGTAACACAGCTTCGCCGCTCG includes the following:
- a CDS encoding S8 family peptidase; translated protein: MRTSILWVVLGMAAGTVAYAAAPPQRPTATVRRHLIYFKDKAGTPFTVSQPRDFLSERALQRRQRQGIAVQPRDLPVSPGYTAQLKSTAGVRVLYTSRWFNAAVVECDSAALGRVQGLPFVRAANTLNRTATATPAPPAAPAPATAARTTAERDPSYGLGFWQADMLGAVTMHKAGYRAEGMHIAVFDAGFPGVDRMGIFESMRNEGRLLSTFDFVDRDKTVFEKSTHGTLCLSTMAGNQPGKFIGTAPKASYHLMITEDTRSEQHIEEVNWLLAAEYADSVGVDIISSSLGYNTFDAPSRDYSYQDMNGRTAIASRAATMAARTGILVVNSAGNDGANSWRYIGAPADADSVLTVGAVDSLRQQAVFSSLGPTADGRIKPNVSAQGVGSVIVNVGDVVQRGNGTSYACPITAGMAAGFWQANPTLSAQQVIEWLQRSATQANRPDNLQGYGIPSFTRAYNLLNPNNPLSAKAGPNPGGEMSIFPNPAGRELALQLPEAFRRKALRVRVTDAKGALVKELLLPPPMGERVPLRLGSLKPGQYNCTVYAGSDTPPRSVRFVQQ
- the mnmA gene encoding tRNA 2-thiouridine(34) synthase MnmA, with translation MTPDTTPTPSKGRVLVAMSGGIDSSVAAVMLHEQGYEVVGMTMKTWDYATAGGSKKETGCCSLDSINDARNVAVQLGFPHFIIDIRNEFGDHVIDDFVGEYLAGRTPNPCVLCNTHIKWDALLRRADQLGCQYIATGHYANVRHENGRYVISKGLDESKDQSYALWGVSQESLARTIFPLGKLRKSEIRQMAADRGFMELVNKSESYEICFIPDNDYRGFLKRRVEGLEERVRGGKFVLTDGTVVGTHEGYPFYTIGQRKGLGVTLGYPAYVVEIRPETNEVVLGNHDELARTATVVGRLNMGKFASLEGQGLVLAFTKVRYNHAGAPAFLEEKEGKMYVYFPEPVHAIAPGQAAVFYDGQDVLGGGWIERSPAALAAPIPLP